One window of the Anaerobaca lacustris genome contains the following:
- a CDS encoding peptidylprolyl isomerase — protein MATAAARHILVETQEKCEDLKKQIEAGADFADLAQKHSKCPSGRQGGDLGTFGPGQMVKEFDEVVFSAEVGKVQGPVQTQFGYHLVEVTSRTA, from the coding sequence ATGGCAACAGCGGCAGCACGGCATATTCTGGTCGAGACGCAAGAGAAGTGCGAAGACCTCAAGAAGCAGATCGAAGCGGGGGCCGACTTCGCAGACTTGGCCCAGAAGCATTCGAAGTGTCCGTCGGGCCGGCAGGGCGGCGACCTCGGCACGTTCGGTCCGGGCCAGATGGTGAAAGAGTTCGACGAGGTCGTCTTCAGCGCCGAGGTCGGCAAGGTCCAGGGCCCGGTGCAGACGCAGTTCGGCTATCACCTGGTCGAAGTGACCAGCCGGACCGCGTAA
- a CDS encoding ABC transporter ATP-binding protein yields MATLEVESLTKRYGSARGVELVTFAIEPGEIFGYLGPNGSGKTTTIRCIMGLLRPTSGQVRVLGRRVVAGRATEHTRLGYLPGEFHIWPGIRAARSLNVLGRLGGGRRIAERRRQLAERFDLDLRRRVGDLSKGNRQKVALIYAFQHEPDVLVLDEPTAGLDPLMRQTALELIRESAERGATVLLSSHDLGEVSAVCGRAGILREGRLIEVAPISQIVQSSEHRLTVWFADGHLAPRLPGELAGVRVVRQKPGVLEIAYQGPANPVLKWLGRFAVERIATPQISLEDAFIQYYRQPSSASAARGGDA; encoded by the coding sequence ATGGCAACGCTTGAGGTCGAATCACTGACGAAACGCTACGGCTCGGCTCGCGGGGTCGAGCTCGTGACGTTTGCGATCGAGCCGGGCGAGATTTTTGGCTATCTCGGCCCCAACGGCTCGGGCAAGACCACCACGATCCGCTGCATCATGGGCCTGCTTCGGCCGACGAGCGGGCAGGTCCGCGTTCTGGGCCGTCGCGTGGTTGCCGGCCGGGCCACGGAGCACACTCGCCTCGGCTACCTGCCCGGCGAATTTCACATCTGGCCCGGAATCCGCGCCGCTCGTTCGCTGAACGTCCTCGGTCGTCTCGGCGGCGGCCGCCGGATCGCCGAGCGGCGCCGGCAGTTGGCCGAGCGGTTCGACCTCGACCTGCGCCGTCGCGTGGGCGATCTGTCCAAGGGCAACCGCCAGAAGGTGGCCCTGATCTACGCATTCCAGCACGAGCCGGACGTGCTCGTCCTCGACGAGCCGACGGCGGGGCTCGACCCGCTGATGCGACAAACGGCGCTCGAGCTGATCCGCGAGTCGGCCGAACGCGGTGCGACCGTGCTGCTGTCGTCGCACGACCTGGGCGAGGTCTCCGCCGTCTGCGGCCGCGCCGGCATCCTGCGCGAGGGCCGGCTCATCGAGGTCGCGCCCATCTCGCAGATCGTCCAGAGCAGCGAGCACCGGCTGACGGTGTGGTTCGCCGACGGACATCTGGCCCCGCGCCTGCCGGGCGAGCTGGCCGGCGTGCGCGTCGTGCGCCAGAAGCCCGGCGTGCTGGAGATCGCGTACCAGGGGCCGGCCAATCCGGTCCTCAAGTGGCTCGGCCGATTTGCGGTCGAGCGGATCGCCACGCCGCAGATATCACTCGAAGACGCCTTCATCCAGTACTACCGCCAGCCGTCCAGCGCATCGGCCGCGCGAGGAGGTGACGCATGA
- the menA gene encoding 1,4-dihydroxy-2-naphthoate octaprenyltransferase yields MAEVVAGRAGTWAVWLRAVRAFSFPASIVPVVVGTAMAARSDGAVAWWLVPFVAVASVLMHAGTNLINDFFDYLKGVDTDYSYGGSRVLVEGLLSPRQAFVGALAMFGASCGIGLLFIAVRGWPIFALGVIGLLAGFFYTARPVGYKYFALGDALVFILMGPLMVIGSYFVLTGSYDHAVLIASLPVGCLVAAILAANNMRDIQHDRDAQVRTVASLLGHDRARLEYYGLVGGAYVAVLGMIAGGLVGAWGLLILVTVPLAVRNARRVARSEAERPETIATLDVQTAQLHLAFGLLFALSILLGAVFQ; encoded by the coding sequence ATGGCTGAGGTGGTGGCAGGGCGCGCGGGGACGTGGGCCGTCTGGTTGCGGGCGGTGCGGGCGTTCTCCTTTCCGGCGTCGATCGTGCCGGTCGTCGTCGGTACGGCGATGGCGGCCCGTTCGGATGGTGCGGTCGCCTGGTGGCTGGTGCCGTTCGTGGCGGTCGCGTCGGTGCTGATGCACGCCGGGACGAACCTCATCAACGACTTCTTCGACTACCTCAAGGGCGTGGACACCGACTACTCTTACGGCGGCAGCCGGGTCCTCGTCGAAGGGCTGCTGTCGCCTCGGCAGGCCTTTGTCGGAGCGCTGGCGATGTTCGGCGCGTCGTGCGGCATCGGGCTGCTGTTCATCGCGGTACGCGGCTGGCCCATCTTCGCGCTGGGCGTAATCGGCCTGCTCGCCGGGTTCTTCTACACGGCCCGGCCCGTCGGGTACAAATACTTCGCGCTGGGCGATGCCCTCGTGTTCATCCTGATGGGCCCGCTGATGGTCATCGGCTCCTACTTCGTCCTGACCGGCTCGTACGATCACGCGGTCCTGATCGCCAGTCTGCCCGTCGGCTGTCTCGTCGCCGCCATCCTGGCCGCCAACAACATGCGTGACATCCAGCACGACCGCGACGCCCAGGTGCGCACCGTCGCCAGCCTGCTGGGCCACGACCGCGCACGGCTGGAGTACTACGGTCTGGTCGGCGGGGCCTACGTCGCCGTGCTCGGGATGATCGCCGGTGGGCTCGTCGGCGCGTGGGGTCTGCTGATCCTCGTTACCGTGCCGCTGGCGGTCCGGAACGCTCGGCGGGTGGCTCGCAGTGAGGCGGAGCGACCCGAAACCATCGCGACGCTCGATGTGCAGACCGCACAGTTGCATCTGGCGTTCGGGCTGCTCTTTGCCCTGTCGATTCTGCTCGGCGCGGTGTTCCAATGA
- a CDS encoding CPBP family intramembrane glutamic endopeptidase — translation MRLVWVLSAAAAGLWFVMFSPWTRDVVPFWPAMAFSSGVLALAGLWLSRDALGEVFAFRCWHVSVGVVSALVLYLMFFVGHKIAAAILPFASDQVALVYRTRSQAELWLIAVLLFAWVGPAEEIFWRGYVQRRCGHRFSPLAGLVVTAAIYTLVHIWSFNFMLLAAAALCGLFWGAMFALSRSVWPALISHALWDVLIFVLLPVA, via the coding sequence ATGAGGCTGGTCTGGGTTCTCAGTGCGGCCGCCGCCGGGCTGTGGTTCGTGATGTTCTCACCCTGGACACGGGATGTGGTGCCGTTTTGGCCGGCGATGGCGTTCTCTTCCGGCGTATTGGCGTTGGCGGGCCTGTGGCTCAGCCGCGACGCGCTGGGCGAGGTCTTTGCCTTTCGCTGCTGGCACGTCTCGGTGGGTGTGGTCTCGGCGCTGGTGCTCTATCTGATGTTCTTTGTCGGCCACAAGATCGCCGCGGCAATCCTGCCGTTCGCCTCCGATCAGGTCGCTCTGGTCTATCGCACGCGGAGCCAGGCGGAGCTGTGGCTGATTGCGGTGCTGCTGTTCGCCTGGGTCGGCCCGGCCGAGGAGATTTTCTGGCGCGGCTACGTCCAGCGGCGATGCGGGCATCGCTTCAGCCCGCTCGCCGGCCTGGTCGTGACCGCCGCGATCTACACGCTCGTGCACATCTGGTCGTTCAACTTCATGCTGCTGGCGGCGGCGGCCCTGTGCGGCCTGTTCTGGGGTGCGATGTTCGCCCTGTCCCGCTCCGTCTGGCCCGCCCTCATCAGCCACGCCCTCTGGGACGTCCTGATCTTCGTCCTCCTGCCGGTCGCCTGA
- a CDS encoding AbrB/MazE/SpoVT family DNA-binding domain-containing protein: MVAKVQKWGNSQGLRLSRQLLEDAKIAVGDPVDVAVHDGVIVVAPLKRRRGKHSLRDLVGRIPEGHEAQELGWGGPAGREVW, encoded by the coding sequence ATGGTCGCCAAAGTGCAGAAATGGGGCAACAGCCAGGGGTTGCGGCTGAGCAGGCAACTGCTGGAGGATGCGAAGATCGCTGTGGGCGATCCGGTGGATGTCGCCGTTCACGACGGCGTGATCGTGGTGGCTCCTTTGAAACGCCGGCGCGGCAAGCACAGTCTGCGCGATCTGGTCGGGCGCATCCCCGAAGGGCACGAGGCCCAGGAACTCGGCTGGGGCGGCCCGGCCGGCAGAGAGGTCTGGTAA
- a CDS encoding type II toxin-antitoxin system PemK/MazF family toxin translates to MPAYVPRRGDFIALTFDPQSGHEQKGRRPALVISHDLFNKHTGLAIVCPITSTDRGFPFHVPIGQCGKVTGFVMTEQIKSIDFRARSARRIAKAPAAILDEVLSILDACLY, encoded by the coding sequence ATGCCTGCGTACGTTCCGCGCCGAGGCGATTTCATCGCATTGACCTTCGACCCGCAATCGGGCCACGAGCAGAAGGGCCGCCGGCCTGCGCTGGTCATCAGCCATGATCTCTTCAACAAGCATACCGGCCTGGCCATCGTATGCCCCATCACCAGCACGGATCGCGGCTTTCCGTTCCACGTGCCCATCGGCCAATGCGGCAAAGTGACCGGTTTCGTGATGACCGAGCAGATCAAGTCTATCGACTTCCGGGCCCGCAGCGCCAGGCGCATCGCCAAGGCCCCGGCGGCCATCCTCGACGAAGTCCTCTCCATCCTCGACGCCTGCCTCTATTGA
- a CDS encoding translation initiation factor Sui1 has product MSDRAGIVYSTAQGRMCPACGEPVARCVCRQRQAGEVPEGDGIVRVSRETKGRKGKGVTLIAGVPVDENRLRSLAKDLKRKCGAGGTVKDRIIEIQGDHRDLLVEELTKQGYTVKRVGG; this is encoded by the coding sequence ATGAGCGATAGAGCAGGGATTGTGTATTCGACGGCGCAGGGGCGGATGTGTCCGGCGTGCGGTGAGCCGGTGGCCCGGTGCGTTTGTCGGCAGCGGCAGGCCGGCGAGGTCCCGGAAGGCGACGGGATCGTGCGCGTCAGCCGCGAGACGAAGGGCCGCAAGGGCAAGGGCGTGACGCTGATTGCCGGCGTGCCCGTCGATGAGAACAGGCTGCGCAGTCTGGCCAAGGACCTCAAACGCAAATGCGGCGCAGGCGGGACCGTCAAGGACCGCATCATCGAGATCCAGGGCGACCACCGCGACCTGCTCGTCGAGGAACTGACCAAACAAGGTTACACCGTCAAGCGGGTGGGTGGATGA